A genome region from Neptunomonas japonica JAMM 1380 includes the following:
- a CDS encoding response regulator — translation MVPWKVLVVDDEEGIHGITRMVFRGYEFEQRPIELISAMSGAQARDLLNQHPDIALALLDVVMETDSEGLQLVEHIRNELNNRDIRIILRTGHPGYAPEAQVIVKYDINDYLSKAELSASRLLTSVVVGLRSFRDIKSARVQAVDINDAGVSSGQVAAEQLQKQMLPILKHSQRLQQFDLNPVAQDITANLHAQHQRLNNSINLLDQQKRPFQPEFFEPVDLLNQVLQIFLPQSRREGWLLDYRVSSDSEVGVPSQIKSDAVRLKQLLVSAVELAVLSADGNDLKITLKRAKQAGHILLSIEQGNGLAVFAATQWSNLLLQHLQRLCDELQGDLLERDESGAIHCTIPY, via the coding sequence ATGGTTCCATGGAAAGTTCTGGTTGTAGATGACGAAGAAGGTATTCACGGTATTACCCGCATGGTGTTTCGTGGTTACGAGTTTGAGCAACGCCCTATTGAATTAATCAGCGCGATGAGTGGCGCCCAGGCTCGTGATCTTCTTAATCAGCATCCGGATATTGCATTGGCGTTGCTGGATGTTGTGATGGAAACTGACAGTGAAGGTTTGCAGCTAGTTGAGCATATTCGTAATGAGCTTAATAATCGTGATATTCGGATTATCTTGCGTACAGGCCACCCGGGCTACGCTCCCGAAGCACAGGTCATTGTCAAATACGATATTAATGATTACCTCAGTAAAGCAGAACTATCGGCTTCTCGCTTGCTAACATCTGTTGTAGTTGGGCTGCGCTCATTCAGAGATATTAAGAGTGCTAGGGTACAAGCGGTGGACATCAATGACGCCGGGGTGTCGAGTGGTCAAGTTGCCGCAGAGCAGCTTCAAAAACAAATGCTACCTATTCTCAAACATAGCCAACGTTTACAGCAGTTTGATCTTAACCCTGTTGCACAGGATATTACGGCTAATCTACATGCGCAGCATCAACGGCTGAATAATAGTATTAACTTACTTGATCAACAAAAGCGCCCTTTTCAACCAGAGTTTTTTGAGCCGGTTGATTTGCTTAATCAAGTGCTGCAGATATTCTTGCCACAAAGCCGCCGTGAGGGTTGGCTGCTTGATTATCGAGTGAGTAGTGACTCAGAAGTTGGTGTGCCTAGCCAAATAAAATCAGACGCTGTTCGTCTTAAGCAACTTTTGGTGAGTGCTGTTGAGTTGGCAGTTCTTTCAGCCGATGGCAATGATTTAAAAATAACGCTGAAACGAGCAAAGCAAGCTGGGCATATTTTACTGAGTATTGAACAGGGTAACGGCTTAGCTGTTTTTGCCGCGACACAATGGTCCAACCTGCTGCTGCAGCACTTACAGCGTTTATGTGATGAGCTACAAGGTGACCTTTTAGAAAGAGATGAGAGCGGCGCTATTCATTGCACCATCCCTTATTAA
- a CDS encoding LysR family transcriptional regulator, with protein MDLASRLLLLLEVIELGSFAKVSEHRNINRSVISKQIGKLENELGVRLLNRTTRSLSLTAAGSEMIIQAKSLRTLLNNTTRLAQHYHVDPVGKLKISSSTLFGRQYVQQAVLRFQKKYPEVEVELLLEDRLVDMVGEGYDIGFRIGEPDNSNLVAQKIARNRLLIVAAPRFLEKYGKPQSVEELENLPAVVYSSPGLIIDKVKYLNTEGIEAFIQLNAAYKVNEVEMLISSALSGNMLTLTTAQMIENQILERKLIPIMTHLNLKDYGSFYAVYPHRSPPIKTKYFIDTLKEVIGSSPPIWENQIPGFDNMYGYKSKRSDQ; from the coding sequence ATGGATTTAGCTAGTCGGTTACTATTATTACTAGAAGTAATTGAGTTAGGTTCGTTTGCTAAGGTGTCGGAACATAGAAATATCAATCGTTCCGTTATCTCCAAGCAAATTGGAAAGCTTGAAAATGAGCTTGGGGTTCGCCTTTTGAATAGAACCACACGTTCGCTATCGTTGACCGCAGCGGGATCTGAAATGATTATTCAGGCGAAAAGCCTACGAACCCTGTTGAACAATACAACGAGGCTTGCTCAGCACTATCATGTTGATCCAGTAGGAAAGTTAAAAATATCAAGTTCCACCCTTTTTGGCAGACAGTATGTTCAACAGGCTGTACTGCGGTTTCAGAAAAAGTATCCCGAAGTTGAAGTGGAGTTATTGTTAGAAGACAGGCTAGTCGACATGGTTGGAGAGGGGTATGACATTGGGTTTCGTATAGGTGAACCTGATAACTCTAATTTAGTAGCCCAAAAAATTGCTCGAAACCGACTACTTATTGTGGCTGCCCCGCGTTTTCTTGAAAAATATGGCAAGCCTCAATCTGTTGAGGAGTTAGAAAATTTGCCGGCAGTAGTATATTCATCACCAGGGCTAATCATCGATAAAGTGAAATACTTAAATACGGAAGGCATTGAAGCTTTTATACAGCTAAATGCTGCATACAAAGTAAATGAAGTGGAAATGTTAATAAGCAGCGCATTATCAGGGAACATGCTCACTTTAACAACGGCACAAATGATTGAAAATCAAATATTGGAAAGAAAGCTTATTCCAATTATGACACATCTTAATTTAAAGGATTACGGTTCTTTTTATGCCGTTTACCCTCATCGAAGCCCTCCAATAAAAACGAAATATTTTATTGATACTTTAAAAGAAGTTATCGGAAGCTCTCCTCCTATTTGGGAGAATCAAATTCCTGGGTTCGATAATATGTATGGTTATAAAAGTAAGCGTAGCGATCAATAA
- a CDS encoding enoyl-CoA hydratase/isomerase family protein, with translation MNKLTITKSAGVATVVIKNPPINILTIDLINEINAFVLSLKDDRDTKAIVFKSFHDSFFIAHLDLKIINGSQGGQAASIEFSHMITNIKAMKQISIAVVDGVARGGGNEFLMACDLAYGTENSAFAQPELFINIPTGGQGAVQFARRMGKGKALQALLTGADFTPQQAEALNIITQFVPKIDMNAFIEQLLSTVSAWEVRDIMMYKEIIATSIKDEDAGAELELRYFLERAKEEKTQAIIATFLKHGGQTEREAKDIQGIFVDTAAELSSKNQQLTNHGSREVALHAAFI, from the coding sequence ATGAATAAACTAACTATTACCAAAAGCGCCGGTGTAGCCACAGTTGTGATCAAAAATCCTCCCATAAATATCTTAACCATTGATTTAATAAACGAAATAAATGCATTTGTGCTTTCATTAAAAGATGATCGAGATACCAAAGCGATTGTTTTTAAGTCTTTTCATGACTCTTTTTTCATCGCTCATTTAGATCTCAAAATTATTAACGGTAGCCAAGGAGGTCAAGCAGCGTCAATTGAGTTCAGCCATATGATCACAAATATTAAAGCCATGAAACAAATTTCTATAGCCGTTGTTGATGGGGTAGCGCGCGGCGGTGGAAATGAGTTTTTGATGGCTTGTGATTTAGCCTACGGAACTGAAAACTCAGCTTTTGCCCAGCCAGAATTATTTATTAATATTCCAACAGGAGGGCAAGGTGCGGTTCAATTTGCTCGCCGCATGGGTAAAGGTAAGGCGCTACAAGCCTTATTAACGGGCGCAGATTTTACTCCTCAACAAGCTGAAGCTCTAAACATTATCACTCAGTTTGTACCTAAAATAGACATGAATGCATTTATCGAGCAGCTACTATCAACCGTTTCTGCTTGGGAGGTTCGAGATATCATGATGTACAAAGAGATCATTGCAACCTCTATCAAAGACGAAGATGCAGGAGCAGAGCTTGAGTTACGTTATTTTCTTGAACGTGCAAAAGAAGAAAAAACACAGGCGATCATTGCAACGTTCTTAAAACATGGAGGGCAAACTGAACGGGAAGCTAAAGACATTCAGGGGATTTTTGTTGATACAGCAGCAGAACTATCCTCAAAAAATCAGCAATTAACTAATCATGGCAGCAGGGAGGTAGCACTGCACGCTGCCTTTATTTAA